The following are encoded in a window of Solibacillus sp. FSL R7-0668 genomic DNA:
- a CDS encoding GNAT family N-acetyltransferase, which produces MSIKAITIHNRDRMIQFFEEHWWSSQMIISSGIYNCDQLDGYIYEEAEEILGLLTYVFHEEALEVISLDSVQEGQGIGSKLMQAVELLAKQKGLLKITLLTTNDNLNALKFYQKRGYRIVKVIPDAVTKARAIKPSIPLIGDEGIPLHDELQLEKLLVDY; this is translated from the coding sequence ATGTCAATTAAAGCAATTACGATTCATAATCGAGACCGCATGATCCAATTTTTTGAAGAGCATTGGTGGAGTTCGCAAATGATTATTTCTTCTGGAATATATAACTGTGACCAATTGGACGGGTATATTTACGAAGAAGCTGAAGAAATTTTAGGCTTACTTACCTATGTATTCCATGAAGAGGCACTCGAGGTGATTTCATTGGATAGTGTCCAAGAGGGGCAGGGAATTGGCTCGAAGCTAATGCAAGCAGTCGAGTTATTAGCGAAGCAAAAAGGGCTGTTAAAAATTACGTTACTTACTACAAATGATAATTTAAACGCGTTGAAATTTTATCAAAAGAGAGGCTATCGCATCGTAAAAGTCATACCAGATGCGGTAACGAAAGCGCGGGCGATAAAGCCTTCCATTCCGTTGATAGGTGATGAAGGGATACCTTTACATGATGAACTACAATTGGAAAAATTGTTAGTTGATTATTGA
- a CDS encoding DUF4184 family protein, with product MPLTFAHPAAVLPFSRNSKYVNFLALVLGSMAPDFEYFLHGKPHGEIGHTFFGFIAFNLPILVVVYFIYQTCIHRTLFSHLPSVLQDTYHPKPSSPRLLKIIVFLYSALFGMLTHVVWDSFTHAGGFMVTNLSFLSYTVPILDFKIPIFKFLQHGSTIAGMTLIIVYMYFRTARNKSNRDETTNTKQKLMYWGQIALLTALLFYVWYLIDSVSIDFYGIIVVRIIDSALISLLVVSLYFNHFPGLYFKKG from the coding sequence ATGCCTTTGACTTTTGCTCATCCAGCAGCTGTTTTACCTTTTTCAAGAAATAGTAAATATGTTAATTTCCTTGCATTGGTATTAGGTAGCATGGCACCTGATTTTGAGTATTTTCTACATGGAAAGCCACATGGTGAGATTGGCCATACATTCTTTGGATTTATCGCTTTTAATCTACCAATTTTAGTAGTCGTTTATTTTATTTATCAAACATGTATACATAGGACCTTATTCAGTCATTTGCCATCTGTATTGCAAGATACATATCATCCAAAACCAAGTTCACCACGTTTGTTAAAAATAATTGTATTTTTGTATTCTGCATTATTTGGAATGCTAACCCATGTCGTCTGGGATTCGTTTACTCATGCTGGAGGATTTATGGTGACAAACTTATCATTCCTTTCTTACACTGTTCCTATTTTGGATTTTAAAATCCCCATCTTTAAGTTTCTTCAGCACGGTAGCACAATAGCTGGTATGACTTTGATCATAGTATATATGTATTTTCGAACAGCAAGGAATAAGTCAAATAGGGATGAGACGACAAATACCAAACAAAAATTAATGTATTGGGGTCAAATAGCATTGTTAACAGCACTTTTGTTTTATGTATGGTATTTGATTGATAGCGTTTCGATTGATTTTTATGGTATTATTGTTGTGCGAATAATTGATTCAGCTTTAATTAGTTTGTTAGTTGTTTCATTATATTTTAATCACTTTCCGGGGCTTTACTTCAAGAAGGGGTAA
- a CDS encoding flavin monoamine oxidase family protein: MNKPVIIIGAGVSGLRAASLLTSQGIKCRVLEARDRSGGRILSISDKSRPELGKFDLGPTWFWPQYERTITNLVKELNLATFSQYTRGAMLLERFPNEKAERYVLPENAEERSVRFIGGVQTLIDAIADTIPSGVVELETRVTAIRLDEDGAITVEADIANGKAEKISAGAVILALPPRLVARDIEFSPSLPPDIMTNLLSKPTWMAGQAKAVAIYERPFWRESGLSGFVRSGVGPLQEIHDASPSPETESGALFGFFGMPANMRQELGEDKVLNLVIDQLVRLFGPSAQNVKAILYKDWSTDAETAVEEDWDPLRDFPRYGQPQIAGIWEKKIIFAGTESNSQYGGHLEGALLAADKAVSKILAD, from the coding sequence GTGAACAAACCTGTAATCATTATTGGAGCTGGGGTGAGTGGTCTTCGAGCTGCATCTCTCCTTACTTCACAAGGAATTAAATGTAGGGTTTTAGAAGCTAGAGACCGAAGTGGCGGTAGAATTTTGAGCATTTCCGATAAAAGCAGACCTGAACTAGGTAAATTTGACCTCGGTCCTACATGGTTTTGGCCACAGTATGAGCGTACGATTACCAATCTTGTTAAAGAACTGAACTTAGCAACCTTTTCTCAGTACACGAGAGGAGCAATGCTTTTAGAACGTTTTCCAAACGAGAAAGCAGAGCGTTATGTATTACCTGAAAATGCTGAGGAAAGATCCGTCCGATTTATTGGAGGTGTGCAGACTCTTATTGATGCTATAGCAGATACTATTCCATCAGGAGTAGTCGAGCTTGAAACGCGAGTGACAGCAATTCGTCTAGATGAAGACGGTGCGATCACGGTTGAAGCAGACATTGCAAATGGGAAGGCGGAAAAAATTTCAGCGGGTGCTGTTATTTTAGCATTACCGCCTCGGCTAGTGGCGCGGGATATTGAATTCTCTCCATCTCTACCTCCTGATATTATGACGAACCTTCTAAGCAAACCTACTTGGATGGCAGGACAGGCCAAGGCAGTTGCCATCTATGAGCGTCCCTTCTGGAGGGAATCAGGCCTCTCTGGATTCGTAAGGAGTGGGGTTGGACCCCTACAAGAAATCCATGACGCTTCTCCTTCTCCTGAAACGGAATCTGGTGCACTATTTGGTTTCTTTGGAATGCCAGCGAACATGCGCCAAGAATTGGGGGAGGATAAAGTTTTAAATTTGGTCATTGATCAATTAGTTAGGCTTTTTGGCCCCTCCGCTCAAAATGTAAAGGCTATCCTATACAAGGATTGGTCCACAGATGCCGAAACAGCTGTTGAGGAAGATTGGGACCCGCTAAGAGATTTCCCAAGGTATGGTCAACCACAAATAGCAGGGATATGGGAAAAGAAAATTATTTTTGCTGGTACAGAGTCTAATTCTCAATATGGTGGACATCTTGAAGGTGCACTCTTGGCAGCTGATAAAGCCGTTTCTAAAATCCTAGCTGATTAG
- a CDS encoding sensor histidine kinase, with protein sequence MKRFKLKLIIVLSIVLVIFFIGISMYTSYTKIENTVEEAIANQNLEAAKSIAKAIDLETYERFLKEQNRDEDYWTIRHYLNDAREKLGVLYVYTLEVDNPTTSKALIVGYPENKDNPNDFPIGEACTVPETQVKLAYEEGKQFVTKILEDTKYGHEYMTVGTPIMNGEGEIISYLSIDISTDTLDEIKGSVMNSNMVLLVLNGLFVIIFIISLFLLQKWYQKEVGTTEYTYQKEIKTLIASVSSLRHDYINHIQILYGFLQIGEVDQARNYAESLSKDIQTIESLKCNLDHPGLAILLQTKKLTCQNQEIDIQITVDDNPFDNIKTIDLINILSNIIDNAIDATMELPEEQRKITVSCKADELFYTFSIKNTGRKLPDINQIFKQGYSTKKVEEGRVRGQGLFIVKETLNKYNGSITLDTTKEKETIAIVKIPTK encoded by the coding sequence ATGAAGCGTTTTAAATTAAAGCTAATTATAGTGTTATCTATCGTATTAGTCATATTCTTTATTGGAATAAGTATGTACACTTCCTATACCAAGATTGAAAATACAGTGGAAGAGGCGATTGCTAACCAAAATCTTGAAGCGGCTAAATCCATTGCAAAGGCGATTGATCTGGAAACATATGAGCGATTTTTAAAAGAACAGAATCGTGATGAAGATTATTGGACAATACGGCATTATTTGAATGATGCCCGAGAAAAACTAGGTGTATTATACGTTTATACTTTAGAAGTAGACAACCCTACTACATCGAAAGCTTTAATTGTAGGTTATCCTGAAAACAAGGATAATCCAAATGATTTTCCAATAGGTGAAGCTTGTACAGTACCGGAAACCCAAGTGAAATTAGCGTATGAGGAAGGAAAGCAATTTGTAACAAAGATACTAGAAGATACGAAATATGGTCATGAGTATATGACGGTGGGGACTCCTATTATGAATGGAGAAGGGGAAATCATTAGCTACCTTAGCATTGATATTAGTACGGATACACTTGACGAGATTAAAGGATCCGTTATGAATAGCAATATGGTTCTATTAGTTCTCAATGGACTTTTTGTTATTATTTTTATTATTTCTCTCTTCCTTTTACAAAAGTGGTATCAAAAAGAAGTTGGCACTACTGAATATACCTATCAAAAGGAAATTAAAACATTAATTGCTTCTGTCTCATCATTAAGGCACGATTATATTAACCATATCCAAATTTTATATGGATTTCTGCAGATAGGTGAAGTAGATCAAGCGAGAAATTATGCAGAATCTTTGTCTAAAGACATACAGACAATTGAATCCTTAAAATGTAATCTTGATCACCCGGGATTAGCGATATTACTGCAAACAAAAAAATTAACATGTCAAAATCAAGAAATTGATATACAGATAACCGTTGATGATAATCCCTTTGATAATATTAAAACGATTGATTTAATCAATATATTATCGAACATAATTGATAATGCAATCGATGCAACAATGGAGTTGCCAGAGGAACAACGTAAAATTACAGTTAGCTGTAAAGCAGACGAGTTATTTTATACGTTCTCGATTAAGAACACTGGGCGAAAGCTACCTGACATAAATCAAATTTTTAAACAAGGCTACTCAACGAAAAAAGTGGAGGAAGGAAGAGTTAGAGGACAAGGTTTGTTTATTGTTAAAGAAACACTTAATAAATACAATGGATCAATTACACTTGATACAACAAAAGAAAAAGAGACAATAGCGATTGTGAAGATCCCTACTAAGTAA
- a CDS encoding sigma-70 family RNA polymerase sigma factor — MEPIHADLYRMAFVYVQNETDAVDILQQAIIQAFERIESLKEPSYFKTWMIRIVINCSKTYLSKMKKLEITDPLELVDVQSVSHTYMEEEMDLWAALQSLEEKYKTVLLLRFYQDYTVPEVAAILEMPLGTVKTNIRRGLMQLKQKLKGVYLDEWLQSVEGNDE, encoded by the coding sequence ATTGAGCCGATTCATGCGGATCTTTATCGCATGGCATTTGTCTATGTTCAAAATGAAACGGATGCAGTGGATATACTTCAGCAAGCGATAATTCAAGCATTTGAACGCATTGAAAGCTTGAAGGAGCCAAGTTATTTTAAAACATGGATGATTCGGATTGTTATTAATTGCAGTAAAACCTATTTATCCAAAATGAAGAAGCTAGAGATTACAGATCCGCTTGAATTAGTTGATGTCCAGTCGGTTTCACATACATATATGGAAGAAGAAATGGATTTATGGGCTGCCCTGCAATCGCTCGAAGAAAAATATAAAACGGTATTGTTGTTAAGATTTTACCAGGATTATACGGTGCCAGAAGTAGCGGCGATTTTAGAAATGCCTTTAGGAACGGTGAAAACCAATATTCGTCGTGGTCTAATGCAGCTAAAACAAAAATTGAAAGGGGTGTATCTAGATGAATGGCTACAATCCGTTGAAGGAAATGATGAATAA